The following DNA comes from Anopheles arabiensis isolate DONGOLA chromosome 3, AaraD3, whole genome shotgun sequence.
AAAACAAATGGGGGGAAAACACGGTCCAATGTTTTCAAAGATAAATTGCTTTCAGCgagtgttgtttgctttttaaaaaaatgaaaactgtcCTATACTTATCAACTGAAGTAACTAACTACGGAGAGACGCTGGTAGCGTACGATCCAATGCCGGTGGTCGGCGTTTATTAACCGTACCACCGCATTCGCTGGATAAATAAGTTAAGATTTGCCTGGAACCGAGCTAAGTACAGCTAGGTAGTACACCACCAGTTCGCATAGCTTAGgagtagctgctgctgcgaaaaTAGCTGTTTCCAGGGGGGGTtggttttgcattaaaatcgGATCGCGAAAAACGCGACGGATTTTGCTAAATTCGCtctcaaaagcaaaacaaaagtaataatatttaaaacctAACAAGCATCTAGGGGAGGGAATAACCTGCTTTGCCACAAGTAAATCAAAACTAGCACTTGCCATTAGCACCTACGAGTAGTAAGCTAGCGTCCTTACTTAAATTGGCCTCATAATTCTACACAAGAGGGAGGTGGAAAACGGGGAAAGCTTTACAACACAAAATGCATGAAACGAATTTtcgcattttgtgtgtgtgtatagggCGATTTTCTTCTAAATCTTGGACTTGTGGGGTGGTGGTTGGTTATTTGGAATAAAGAACCATATCAAAACGGGGTCGGTTGGAGGGAGGAAACCGTTCTCCTCTTCGCTGCTTATATTTACATATGTTCATGCACCATCATGCCTCCGTACCCGTGGAGCGCATTGAAGCCGCCACCAATGCCGCCAGCATCAGTGGCCATCGGTTCGGGCCGTAACGGTGGTGCAGTGGTGGTTGAAGATGATATGGctgcggcggctgcggcggctgctgcagctACCGCCATAACGGACGCAGCGGAGGTGCtgttgtgttggtggtggtggtggtggtgatgattgCTATTGCTGCTACCGGAGCCGGACGAGGTCGGGTAGGAGGCAGCGACCGGACCATTCGTGCCGATCCCGTAGCAGCTTCCCTGCCCGACAACACTGGCCGCCGACTCGTACCCATTGTAGCCACCGTAGTAGAGCAGGTTTCATTCGAACGGTGTGTTAAACATGTGTATGTTTAGATCCTCGAACGAGGTGGTCCCGCTCTGGTCGAGCATCTGCAGCATATCGGTTAGCTCGTGCCCCTGGCCTGGGTGCTGCCCGACGACCGGATGATGCCCCGGGTGGATCTGCCccggatggtgatggtggtgatggtgcggaTGGTGCGGATGCTGCACCGGATGGTGCGCGTGTGGATGCTGCGGATGGGGCGGAACGTGATGTGGTGCACCACCgcctccgccaccaccaccgccgccggcaGTTCCGGTTCCAGTACCGCCACCGCCAGCGGTCCCGTGGAGGGCtggatgttgctgctgctgctgctgcatgtgttgctgctgttgggcgTTATCCGTGGCCATCTCTTGCCCCAACCCCACGGAGGTGTGTGATGAGCCGGGCCCGTTGGTTGTACCGCCCGAACCGCCCGTTTGCATCGGTTCCGGGCCGGTGCCGTGATGATGTGACTGCCAACCGCTCCAGATAcctgggagagagagagagaaagagagagagagagagagagagagagagagagagagatagagagagagagagggaattGGAAGAAATGTTAGTTGGAAGGGCTTAATGCGGGCATTTCTTAGTGAATGCTTACCCGGACCGGCTTGCGAAGACGGCGTAAAGGTGGACGTTTGACGGGATGCGTTAAGCTGGGTGTAGGTTGGTCCGGTCGGTGACCGGTTCGGACTTAGTTCACTGTACTGGTAACCTTCGGTGACGggttgtggctgtgtgtgttcggAGGGGGAAAGAAACAACACGCGAGATTTAGACGACGGCACAGGAGTTGGAATTTACAACGCCGGCAAGATTGCTTACCTGTCGCAGGGTCCACGCAGTGGCTGCCGGCGTTGGCGAGGTATTGTTAGTTTTGGGCAGATGCCCCAACGAACCCGCCGCACCACCGCTAGGCGTTCCCGGTGAACCGTATCTGGGGCAAAAGGGAGGGACGAAAAGGAAAACGGCAAGTAAGTAAAGCTAAACTCGTTACACATCACTCCGCTCTTCACTCACTGTATTGGCGATGGGGTCGGATTGTAGCTGTACTGCACCGGGTTGTGTGCACTTTCCGGCCGTTGAATACTGCTAGCGGCGGCCGCCTGCGCTGCTGTCTGCGGCTGCGATGGCAAGTGTGAAATCAGATTGTGAGGATTGTAGATATTGCTCGACGGTGTCGTGTCCCTTCGGCCGGGCAGTGTGTAGTCCAGCCCGGGCGCCGGATACGACGCGACCGGTGTGTCCGTTTGCTCCGGTGCCGTTACCGTGTCGTGCGATGAATGCAGTGCCCTGTTGGTGGGAAGAACAAACAGCAAAGACGTTGTACAATGAGGTTCTAGCTTTTCCTGCGTAGCTGCGAACTTACTTTGCCGAACTGTTCGTACACACCACGTACTCGATGTCGTCCGTGTACGGGTTGAGGAAGGCGTACGCCTGCGTTCTCATCCAAACCCACTCCTTGTTCTTCGCCCGGAACCGGTACATGACCGAGAACATTTGGCCCTTTTGCTTCAGCActgcgggagagagagagagagtgaagaaGAATGGCTCTAGTTAAGAGAAGGGCCGCAAACAGGCTCCACCTTCAGCACACCTACCTTGGTCAAAGTTTTCCTTCATATGAGCAATGTCGTCCGGGTGGAAGAAATCGTAGCAGCTTTTGTTGAGCAGATCGACCGGCTGATACCCGAGCACACCGATTACCCGCTGGTCGACGAACGTAAACTTGCCGCACATGGCGTGGCGCGAGATGAACTCGTTCGGATTGTTCGCGCTCAGATCGTTCGCCGTGGTGGAGGAGGTGATCTGGAGCCGCGCGATCGCCACCAGACAGCAGTGCGTGTTGTGCAGCTCGTCGTCCTGCCCCCGGTCGATCGTCACCCCTGGAAACATATCTGAATTTGCGGCGGATCATAATTAACGCGTCACCGGGAGCGTTCCAAAGTGCAAAGTGCAAAAGTGttcctcctctctctctcacccacTCAAAGCAAAGGAATGTTTTCGAACTTTTGAAAGTTGGCTCTCCCCTGGCAGTACACAGAAAGCGTACCGCGCAACACAAACAATACTTACCAGTCGGTGGCCAGTTTTTAATGTACCCGGTGCAGTGCATTACCGCGTAGCTGTGACCGTCGGTCGACGGTCCGAGCGAGTTTTTCCTTCGCAGCCGGTTGAGATGGCCCAGTGCCATCGATTCCGGTGTCAGTGGTCCGATTCGCATCCGGCAGATAAACCCCCGCCGCGAGCCCATGCATAATCTCATCGATGCTGTTTTGGGTGGCAGGAAGAGGGAAAAGGGTGGCAAaaattaatatatttattgtttgttttaggttATAATACAGATACAGTGTTGTGCAGCGGGCGAGAACAGTTGAGAAAATCACGATCATTATGAAAATGTAGGCTGTCTAGCAGTGTTGTGATTGATGAATCTTTAGTGTTGAGTGTTGtgttcatatgaatcttcagtgatgagtgatacGAATCTCTAATCGAATCTCTAATCGCTAACATGAATtcgctgaagattcatataaaTCACTTAAATATatgaaaaaatcataaatatttGAAGGATCACATGAATCTTAAAAGAACATGCAAGATTTATAGATCTCTAGAACAAAATGAATCTCTAGATATTCATGACTCTCTAAAGCGTCAACATTTGCTGTATTGGAAGAATAgatatttgattaaaattaCAGATTCAGATtcactttgaagattcattatGCTTCCAGAATCTCATAATTAGATTCTCATTTTgatgattcatgaatctcaaaaatTGAGATTTAGATTATTCAAATCACTTTTAAAATTCGTACATATTAAGAATCTGAATTGCCCATCAATACTCTCTTCCGAAATACTTAATTATCAGAACTCACAAAAAGATAAGACCTAACTGAGAATAGAGGGCTTACTGAGGAATGGAGTATTGGAGCTAAAGGCTATTATTGACGTCAAACGATTTATTGAGTCTCTTTTGAAGTTTCATGATTTTTGAGGTATGATGAACAAAATATGGCCAGAGCTCCATTTGATGTCCCATTTAATATTCAGAATTCTAAGGACATTAAGATGTTTCGATATGTATTAAGTTCTAACTTGAACTAAGTCCTAATCCTGTTTACATCTGCACAACACTCTATACTACAGCTGATCTGGTTTGATACATACACTGATGGCCCTCCTTTTTGACTGTGCCGGTCTTGAGGTCCAGTATCCGTCCGCTGTTGACCGGTTCCTGCGTCGATAGCTGCTCCCGCACCTTCTCGATGTCGTCCGGGTGGATGTGATCGAAAAGGCTCCCGCTGTACCATTCGTTCTGGGAGTAGTTCAGCACCGGTGTCACCGAGTCGGACACGTAAATGATGCGTCCTGTATCACAGCCCGCctgaaaaaaagcaaaaacataaacaaagaaaaaattaaataaactgtTCATTGAAAGTGTGCGAATCATGTTGAAGCAATTAAAAGCTAAACCGTCTTGCGTTTGTAGCAAGTTATAAAATAATCAGCTGCAATACAAATTTCCTTACACCCGTGTACTAACGAGCGGGCTTTAAGGTCCCTCGGAACCGCCCTAAAAGTGCATTAATTAAGACCTCGGGaccttctgtgtgtgtttttttttcgtaagtCTCTATGACCTGGTCCGCTCGTCTCTTATTTTCTCATTGATTTTCTCTCCGGCTTTCTCTGGACAACACATCCCCCTGTTCGCTTCCATCCCCTGCCATGCTTCTCGGCCCGTGATAACTCGCGaataaataatacattaaTCAATGTAGTGCGTGCGTGGCGAAATTATCAATTCCAGCCACCGATTTTACGCCCACGGTCCGAAATGAATGATGATGGAACGCGAGCCAAGGCAAACCGGCAAACCTCCGCGCCTTCCTTTTGCCGCTTAGGACGCCCCCCGGTTTGGCGGTGTGGTATAGCAACCCGCGGGTCCGTTGTTGAagatgttttgcatttttcggATCGGTGGACCGTCCTCGGTCCAGCATTTCGGGTGAGGACGAGAGAGGGCTGCAAAATGCCTAATGAGTAATTTTGCCCTGCGTTGCCCAGCTGCATTCTAATTGACGATAAATAATGCGAAAACCTTCGCAccttcggtggtggtggtggtgtagcgGAGGTAGCGGCCGTAGTGGAACTGACGAAATGAAACGCTTCCAGTTCCACCGTCCCCACATCTCGATGTGGAATGGAATTATCCTCGCATCGGCTCGCAGGAAACAAAGTTGTATAATCCTGCGGCAGAAGGCTGAGAGGGCATGCAGCCCCCCCCATGCAGAACTGGGAGTGCAgaacctttgaaaaacaagacacacatacaccggtGTGGAATGTAGccgctaccacggagagaagCGGTGGGCCTGggacgaaataaataaattatccaaCTGATATGTATTGAACGTTAAAATTTGCATTTCTCTTTACACCTTCAGCATTCCGCCTCTGCGCTTTGCTCATCCTTCCTACACTCTGTGCCATCTTCTTTGGCTGGAAAATTCTTAGCATTTTGTTCATCTTTACTTTTCCCCAGCTCATCTTTTCACCATCGCTCCCATTTTCGCCTGCACAGCCGGTGGCGGTGATGGTAGGTACAGCACTGGATTATTTCATTCCGGGAAGTCAATGATAAGTTTtggatgaattttaatttccaatatttattcattcgatagaggagggaaaggaaggataGAAGCAAGAATTTTAATGagatatttaaattatttttatcaccaAACCACCGTCGTTCGGGGGTGGTAAGCTTTTCCGAACcagataataataaatgataCTATCAGGGAAACGGAAGtgtgaataaaatattaagcTGCAGATAATACTTTATTTGAAATGGGAACAATTGTAAGAAAGTCGTTTTCCCCATACAATCTACATCTTGGTgctttaaatcaatttaattcaaaCTGGCCACTTTTAGCCTAATTTTATGCAACGTTTGTGGTGTACACGTCCACCTCTGCCTGCGGAGGGGGTGGGGGCAGCGTCTACCAATTTGAATACAGTTTTAAAATACCTTTTGTTAACCTTTCGGGAAGCCTCGAAAGGTTAGAGGCATTCAATGCGACGGGACAGTCTCGCCAGCTattcctttcctccttttaaACCAACTAAATAAAAAGGACAAGCGTTGGAAAATGTACGGCAAGCTGTAATTAGTATGCAATTCGCACGATCACTGTACCAGcagtaaagtaaaaaaaaaaaacgagcaaaactACTACTCTCtagaaacaattcatcttACCGGGGTCTATTGCCCGGTTTAAGTCGCTTTTTTGCAGTCCTGCAAGCTGCATGCTCAATGTTGCATTATCTGTACAGTAGCTTTTGCTCATCCTGCTAGACAAAACGCGCTTTAGTTCGGGGTGATACTCGGGGTGCAGTTAAAACTTAAAGGCACGATAGAGCATTACAGTGCGAGTATGGAATTATTCTTGGTAGAAAGAAACAGTAAAAACAGTAATTAGCTTAATGTAATAATTTGCCATTCTTTCGCTGTTAAAAGGCCAAAAGGATACAGTTGAACAAGGCGGTCTTTCTTATGTTGCAAACCTTCACGATTAATTCAAGCacagaataaaataaaatcaggtTAAAGAGTGAAACGAAACGACTAAAAAAGGGCAAGCTTTGTCAGTGTGTTCGATGACTTACCACAAACAGAAATCCATCTGCGGCTTCCAGTATCAGGTGTTTCAGCTCCTGATCGGTAAGAAAGGAGGGTTTGTACGACCCATCCGTGTTGGTATTGCCGGTTCCTGCAagtaaaaagagagagagaagaaagcaTACATTAAACAACCATTCAAAAAACAAGATCAAGATGAGCCATTctatttattgcatttttatttttcctccccaTTAAACATCGACCCCATAATGCTGATGGGGGGCAGCACCTTGGGAGAAATGACCACCCTTTTGGTATGCAAATATGTGTCTAATTGTGTGTATCAACGATCCGCGGGACATTaagggaaaaaaggacacGAAGCTGTCCTTCGTATGAGGAGTGTaataatcattttaatttaaagataatcaaaacagGTCAAACTGCCTGCTtgctttccgttttgtttttgaaaagaagATGTTAGAGCCCAACGAATGGAACTCCACCGACCCGGAGCAGATAAGACCAACAGATCTGggcaaaacagaaagaaagtgAAATGACACAAGCAAACAATGCGTAACAGGTAATGAATGAACAAAAGGGATAACACCCCGATTGAGCCCCAAAACTGtggtacaacaacaacagcagaacAATAAAAGTACCCGCTTCCCCCTTTCTTCGTGGAATGTGCTTGCGGaatgtgtttaaaaattaaaaaagaatgtGACCAAAATGTGCGAAACCAAAGAGAGCAGGTCTCGGATGTCGGAGGGATGAAGTAACCGAGGGTCCGTCGTCCTGTGTACAGCGGCGAAATGATGGCCCTGGCGGGCAAGATACAACAAGTTGTAAAAGTAAATGACGTTTAgcattttcttcaattttaatttgcataacagtataaaaataacaataaaaaataaatacgacTGTTTCGAGGCGTAGTAAACGttagcgagagagaaaaaaatgcctCACCCAGACACCAAGTGCGAGATACTTCTTCCCGTTCGTCTTATCGTTTAGAAGCGAACAAACGATTCGTTTGCCTTTTTGGACAGAGCAGAGCAGGGGACAGAGcgggcacatacacacacaccgtcgagagaagctgctgctgttgctggtgtggTATTGTCCCCGTTTTCCACCGAAGGATCTACCACAGCGACATAATGGTGGGCGCGTAAGATGTCGGGTAAGAAGTGTGAGTGATAATTGGAGATGATTTTCTTGTCGGTCCTCTTTCATGGGTCgtagaaaatgtaaaatggcacaatacacacacacacacacaccatgaaACAGTCAGCCTGGGGAGGGAAGGCTGAGAAGTCATTTTCGCTGTTATCACTCGCTCCTCCTGCCTGCTCAGTGGTGCTGGTCATATAAATGAAGCGCGTTTGCTTGGAATTGCACACTATCATTCGCACTTGTGCGCTTCTAAGCGGGCGGGAGAGTATGAAAATCGATCGATGTCATCATCTTCGGTGATCGGTAATGTTGTGTATTGTGTGCGCTTGCTTATGGCGACAATTTTAAGGCGACAATGTTAGCCGCCCCCCGCAAGGCAAGCGAAGCGAGCAGCATGTCATAGGAATCTTTGAATGGACGATACCCTCTCCTTCGGTTCGAAGGCGGAGGCAACAAGACAAGAGATTTGATTGCCATTTCCTTCGGtacatacaaaaaaggggGCACGCTAGAAGATTGAACCGAGTATAGGAAGAATTGATTTCGAAAACGCTCAAGCCAGCAACaagaaaatgattttccaATAAAACCGTTTACAGCATTGTATGGATGATAGCTTTAATGTGAAGGGGAAAGCGAGCATATAGGATGGTTTTTAGCatgcatacaaaaaacaaaattacggATCATTGTCCTCTTGCCGGAAGGCAAGTTATTCTGTTTTTAAAGGTATTTTTGCAAAGAAACATCGGGAGTTGATTAGAGAGACTTGGAAGGACGATTAGACCGTATGGTGTGATATGAGTATAGTAGTATaataaaattgattgaattgcGAGTAGGAAAACTGTTGCTACTTGCCAAAAAAACCTATCTTTTTTATATGCAAACGAGATCACTATCTACAATGAAGCTGTTTGAATCTGTTTCCCTGCTCTTCAAGAGAACGCGTTGGTTCTTGAATTCAAATGTCTCTGTGTTGCTCGCTGTTCTGGTATTCAATAGCTAGCGTAACAAATGTTGCTGACAATGATCTTTTGACCCCGTGGCGCGCTACAGCTGGGTGCAGCATTCGGTGCAATAACTGTGCATTTGTGCATTGGTTGGGcgcgaaacaacaaacaacagtaGATGGCGAATCAAAGTTTAATGGTTTAAAAggattttttcaataaaaaaaataataaattatacatttcgtttgaaaaatgtatataaattTCTGTTTGATGTGTGTAGTTAATAATGTATAGTTTAATACAACTCACATTATATTTGTATGTAGGCTGAGAGGCATTCTAAGGTAAACAAATGAGTACTTGAAggagtaaataaatattctgataaaaatgataaagttACATGTTACAAAAATCAGGTCTGAATTAATGCAATACATAAGAAATTATACGGAAGAGACGTGTCTAATAGCGACAAAAAATGACATAAATttggagaaaacaaaaatgaacctTATTGTTGTATAGttaataacaaataaacagtTTACGGTAATAAGTATTGACACATAgctttgaaaataattaatgatgaacagagaaaacaaaaaaaaactatttaaaatgataaatattatCAACTACATAAActgtataaaaaaatgcataaaaaagaATGTGACATAagacaaaaaagagcaaaagctttaaaatgccacattaaaatgaaacacaaacaatttaaacgAAAAACACCAACACTGCATAAGCTATGAAAGTAATCATAATGGAGGAATTAGCGAAAAAAGGAGGAAatcatagaagaagaaaaaaaacacaacaaaaccaacatttTAATGTACGTTTTCCGTACGGGAAAATTGGATCGTTAATAATTCCCTTCCTCAGCTCTGGTTCTATGCTCCTTTTTCTTCCGGGCCACAGGAAAGTGTTTACATAGttttaatatcattttaaCGTTATGAGGCGCTGGCAGCGTTTTTAGATCAACTCCAATGCCCGTGTCTGTCGTCCATCACCGTGTTGACCCATTTGAATGGCGCAATACACAGCCCTTAGTTTCCTCAACTACCCTCCTAGCTTCATTACCGTTTGCCACGGTGGAgaggacaaacaaaacattagtTCTTTTTATTCCTGTCGGCCTAGACCGGGTAGAAGGTCAGTTCCTATGAAGGGTTTTTTGTGTActaaaagagagcgagagggttTATCTGCATAATTATAGTCTACACATCCGCTGTACACTACTGGACGTACAAAAAAGCAAGGTATTTGAGGAAAGAAactcaaaaaaaggaaaccaacaATCCATACACAGCGCTCCCCCATAGTCTCTCTATCTTGTGCAGGTGCAGGTggtaaaaaatagaaaaataaatgtatttgGCTCTGTCACctctgttgttgtgtgtgtcaccGCTAAGAGCCGCCCTGTAGTACCACCCGCACCCGCACGCCCTTTCCCTTGCTTTTAAAAGGCATTTCCATCCCTTCCCCAACCAGTGCGGCGTGTGTacggattgtttgtttttacttatTCGGCCATTTGGCCGTATCAGTATGAAATGTTATGTTCACTTGTGCGCGCTCTGCTGCCAGTTTCAGTCGCTGTCGTTGGCCGGGTTAAATCATGCCATTCCCTAACCCAGCACAAACTTATCTCTCGTGTGACATACGTGGTCTTACCGTGGAACAGTAAATGGCTTCCAGCGTTGTACGGGAAAGAAGGCAACGATATCGACGGCGGTGTTGTTGCAGGTTTGGGAAAATTGATGGTGCTTTGGTGACAGGCAGGAgtagcgaaaacaaaaagggataCCCTCCACCAATGCACCGAGGGAACACATTTTTCAATGATGACAGTCATTTGCTGTCACCACACGAAGTGTTCGGCTGATAAAAATCGCTTTTATTCATCCATCCTGTCCAACGCCCGAAGGTGTCCGAGAAGCGGTCCTGGGAACCCCGATGGTGGTCAGCGCTAGTAGCCGTTTGTTGGGCGTAATGGTAGTGGCTTGTTACGGCTAGCACCACCACGCAAAGCAGGCAAGGAGATACGAATGGAGCAATCAACCCAGTGCAACAGTAGGACTCTTGccccttgcacacacacactcatatgGTGCATATTTAGCGTGTTGCGGCTCTAATCGCATCCAGATCGATTGCAGTTAGGTGCACAATCAGTTTAAAGCGTGGTTTACCCGCTTCTTTCCCGCCCTAAAATTGGTGGTTTAAAAGCTTTTACGAATGTCACGAGAGCGGAAAATGATGGTCAGCGCTTATAATAATGTAATAACTGGATGGTTCTTCGTCCTGCTATTGCCCGCCTCGTTGCAATTAGTGGTGGAACTATTTCGTTCAATAATCAAAACGAACCTCCTCCCAACGGAAGCGTCCCTCTTTTTGCGTGATAAAAAGGTTGCCTATCTATTAAGGTATATAACACAGAGAACCTAGTCTAGCCGTTAATGCTTCCTCCTACTGCGAATAATTCATGGTACAAAAACAATCGAAGCAACTAATAAGCAACATCATAGAGAtaggaaaacaacaaacacacacagaaaaaaaatcagcgaagaactTCATCAATGTGGTACGAGGAATAATCATTGGATTTGGGCCAACTTTattcagcatcatcatcatcacgatcAT
Coding sequences within:
- the LOC120899903 gene encoding aryl hydrocarbon receptor nuclear translocator homolog isoform X3; amino-acid sequence: MDEDNVQDKERFASRENHCEIERRRRNKMTAYITELSDMVPTCSALARKPDKLTILRMAVAHMKALRGTGNTNTDGSYKPSFLTDQELKHLILEAADGFLFVAGCDTGRIIYVSDSVTPVLNYSQNEWYSGSLFDHIHPDDIEKVREQLSTQEPVNSGRILDLKTGTVKKEGHQSSMRLCMGSRRGFICRMRIGPLTPESMALGHLNRLRRKNSLGPSTDGHSYAVMHCTGYIKNWPPTDMFPGVTIDRGQDDELHNTHCCLVAIARLQITSSTTANDLSANNPNEFISRHAMCGKFTFVDQRVIGVLGYQPVDLLNKSCYDFFHPDDIAHMKENFDQVLKQKGQMFSVMYRFRAKNKEWVWMRTQAYAFLNPYTDDIEYVVCTNSSAKALHSSHDTVTAPEQTDTPVASYPAPGLDYTLPGRRDTTPSSNIYNPHNLISHLPSQPQTAAQAAAASSIQRPESAHNPVQYSYNPTPSPIQYGSPGTPSGGAAGSLGHLPKTNNTSPTPAATAWTLRQPQPVTEGYQYSELSPNRSPTGPTYTQLNASRQTSTFTPSSQAGPGIWSGWQSHHHGTGPEPMQTGGSGGTTNGPGSSHTSVGLGQEMATDNAQQQQHMQQQQQQHPALHGTAGGGGTGTGTAGGGGGGGGGGAPHHVPPHPQHPHAHHPVQHPHHPHHHHHHHPGQIHPGHHPVVGQHPGQGHELTDMLQMLDQSGTTSFEDLNIHMFNTPFE